The Sandaracinus amylolyticus genomic interval TCGTAGTCGACCCACGTGTTGCAGCCGGTCGCGCAGCCGTTGCAGACGCCGGGCGCGCTTCGCAGGAACCAGACGCGCGCCTTGAAGCGGAAGTCCTTGCTCGTCAGCGCGCCGACCGGACAGACGTGCTCGGTCATCAGCGTGTACGCGTGATCGAGCTCGCGGCCCGGCGAGACGGTGATCTCGTTCTTGTTGCCGCGCTCGCGCATGTCGAGCACGTGGTCGCCCACGACCTCGTCGCAGAAGCGGATGCAGCGCGTGCACATGATGCAGCGCTCGGCGTCGTAGACGATCGTCGGACCGAAGCGCACCGCCTTCGGCTTGTGCACCGGCTCGGTGTCCTTGCGCTTCAGCTTCTTCTGGTGCGCGAGCCAGTAGTCCTGGAGCTTGCACTCACCGGCCTGATCGCAGATCGGGCAGTCGACCGGGTGATTGAGCAGGAGGAACTCCTGCACTGCGCCCTGCGCCTTCTCGACCGCCGCGCCCTTGCTCGCGACCTCCATGCCCTCCGTCACCTCGATCTGACAGGCGGGCTGGAGCTTGTTCTTCGTCGTCTCGACGTAGTCCTTCTTCTTCTCGTCCCACGCGAGGATCGGCAGCGCCATCGGGCGCGCGCTCTTGATCTCGACGAGGCACATGCGGCAGTTGGCCGCGATCGAGAGACCGGGGTGCCAGCAGTAGTGCGGGATCTCGACTCCCTTCTTCCACGCCGCCCGGATGATCGTGTCTCCGGGCTCGAAGGGAATCTCCTGGCCATCGAGCTTGAACGTCGGCATCACCGCTCCCGAAGGGAAGGAAATCGTCTGTCAGCGACTCGCGTGCTTCAGCGGTCGCACTCGCCGCCGATCATGTTGATCGAGCCGAAGGTGGGCACGATGTCCGCCACCATGTCGCCGATCAGCATCTCGCGGCACGCCTGCAGGTTGTAGAAGCACGGCGGGCGGCAGCGCACGCGATAGGGCGTGCCCGAGCCGTCGCTCACGATGAAGAAGCCGAGCTCGCCGTTGCCGCCCTCGGTGAACGAGTAGCACTCACCGGCGGGCACCTTGATGCCCTCCATCACGATCTTGAAGTGCGCGATGGTCGCCTCGATCGTGTTGTACACGTCGAGCTTCTCGGGCAGCACGAAGCGCGGGTCGTCGGCGTTGATCGGACCCTTGTCCGGCATCTTGTCGAGACACTGCTCGATGATCTTCATCGACTGACGCACTTCCTCGAAGCGCACCATGAATCGATCGTAGTTGTCGCCGTCGTGGCCGACCGGAACGTCGAAGTCGACGGCGTCGTAGAACATGTACGGGTGCGCCTTGCGCACGTCGTAGTCGACGCCGGTCGAGCGCAGCACCGGGCCGGTCACGCCCCACGCGAGCGCGCGCTCCTTGCTCAGCTTCCCGATGCCCTGGGTGCGGTCGAGGAAGATGCGGTTCTTGAGCAGCAGCGACTCGGTCTCGAGGAGCACCTCGTCGACCTGCGGCAGCACCGCACGGACGCTCTCCTTGAAGTGCGGCGTGGGCTCCTTCGCCATGCCGCCGATGCGGCCGAAGGAGTGGGTCATGCGCGCGCCGGTCTCCTGCTCGAGCACGTCCCACAGCCAGTCGCGCACCTTGATGCACCACAGGAAGGGCGTGAACGCTCCGAGCTCCATCGCCGTCGCGCTGTTGCACGTGAGGTGATCGGTGATGCGCGAGATCTCGCCGAGGATCATCCGGTACCAGGTGCAGCGCTCCGGCACCTTGAGCCCGGCGAGCTTCTCCACCGCGAGCGAGAAGCCCACGTTGCAGAGCATCGGCGAGACGTAGTTGAGGCGATCCGCGTAGGGGAAGACCTGCGTCCAGTTGCCACGCTCGCAGCTCTTCTCGAAGCCGCGGTGCAGGTAGCCCGGCTGGATGTCGAGATCCATCACCGTCTCGCCGTCGAGCTCGAGCACCATGCGGATGGTGCCGTGCATCGCGGGGTGCGACGGGCCCATGTTGATCCGCATGGGCTCGGCGGGCAGCTCGAGCGTGCCCTCGTGCTCCTCGTCTTCGTAGAAGGGCTCCATCTACATCACTCTTTCGCCGGGTTACTCGGTCGCGGTACGAGCCGCTTCGTCGTCGAGCTCGGTGTACTCGATGCCCTTGCTGAGCGCGGGGCGCTGGCCCTGCTGCTCGCCGATGGCGGGCGAGACCTGGAAGTCGCTGCCCTCGATGCGCGCCTGCCAGTCGATGCGCGACCACGGCTGGCCCTCGTCGGGGCCGAAGGGCGGCAGCTTGTCGATGTCCTCCACGTCGCGGTAGGGCACCAGCGGCTGCGTCTTCTCGATCGGGTAGTCCTTGCGGAGCGGGTGCCCGACGAACTCGTCGTACATCAGGATGCGGCGCGGATCGGGGTGGCCCTCGAAGACCACGCCGAACATGTCCCACGCCTCGCGCTCGCCCCAGTTCGCGCCGATCCACACCGGCACGAGCGACGCGACGCTGCCGCCCTCGTCGACGCGCGTCTTGATGCGCACGCGGTGCTTCTTCGCGAGCGAGCGCACGAAGAGCAGCACGTCGAAGCGCGGGAGGTCCTCACGCATCGGGTAGTCGACGCACGTGACGTCGACGAAGTGGTTCATGTCGCACTCGGGGTCGTCGCGCAGGAAGCGCGCGACCTCGAGCCAGTCCTTCGGCGCGACCACGGCCTCGTCGTCGCCGAAGTGGCTGCTCGTCGCGAGGATGCGGTCACCGAACTGCGCCGTGAGGCGCTCGAGCACCTTCTTGCTCATGGCGACTCAGCCCTTCTTCTCGCGCTCGATGCGCACGGCCTCGCCGGGGCGATCCTCGAGCAGCTCCGCGCTCAGCTGCGCGAGCGGGTTGGCGCCGGCGCGCTCGGCCTCGAGCTTCCGCTGGCCGTAGTAGACCGCGGTGCCCTTCTTGCGCAGCTGCACCATCTCGGGCACCTCGCGCGTCGGCACGACGAGCGGCCCGCGCGTGCCCGACTGGATCTTCTGCTGGAGCAGCATGAGACCGTCGAGCACGGCCTCCGGGCGCGGCGGGCAGCCGGGCACGTACACGTCGACCGGGATGAGCTTGTCGATGCCCGGAACCGTCGTGTAGTTGTCGTAGAAGCCGCCGCACGACGCGCACGTGCCGAAGGCGATCACGTACTTCGGATCGGCCATCTGCTCGTAGATGCGCTTCAGCGCCGGAGCCTGGCGCTGCACGATCGTGCCGACGACCCAGAGCAGGTCCGCCTGGCGCGGCGAGAAGCGCGGCGCCTCGGCGCCGAAGCGCGCGAGGCCGTCGTAGCGCGGGCCGTTCAGCGACATGAACTCCATGCCGCAGCACGCGGTGACGAACGGATACTGGAACAGCGACCACTTCCTCGCCCACGCGAGGAGATCGTCCAGCTTCGTCGTGACGAAGCCGGCGTCGCCGCCTCCCATCACTACCTTTCCCATTCGAGCGCTCCCTTCTTCCACGCGTAGACGAGGGTCACGCCGAGGACGAGGAGGAAGAGCAGCATCTCCACGAGCCCGAACCAGCCGAGCTCGCGGAACTGAGCCGCCCACGGATACAGGAACACCGCCTCGATGTCGAAGACGACGAAGAGGATGGCGGTGAGATAGAACTTGACGCTCAGGCGTACGTGCTGAGCGCCGGTGGTCGCCGAGCCCGACTCGTACGGGATCAGCTTCTCGGGCGTGGGGTTCTTCCTGCCGAGCGTCGATGCCAGGATGAACAGCAACGACGGGATCGCGACTGCGATCGCGAGCATCAGGAAGACGGGAAAATAGACCTCGAACATGGGGCTCGGTGCCTTTTCCTGGGAAGGGGGCGAGGTCGGAGGCCGCCTGTTTGCGCAGGCCCCTGCAGCCGTGGGGGACGGCCGAGCGGTCTCAGCCGGCGAAAGGCGGACGACGCCCTTCGGGATGGGAGGCCGGCGCCGGTTCTAGGCTACCGGCAACGTGGTGTCAACGCTGGGAAAGCCAGCGAAAACGGGAGCGCCTCGGCGACGCGCGCCCTCCCCCTTCTCGGGAGGCGAGCGGGCGCTCGCGGAGCGCGCCCAGCGGGCGATCTCGCGCGCGATCACGCACCGGGACGACGCCGGGTGCATGTTCTCGCGCGTGATCGCGCACCCGGAAGGTTCCGGGTGGCTGTTTCCGTCCGCGAACACCCACCGGGAAGCGCGCGGGTGGCTGTTTCCGTCCGCGAACACCCGCCGGGAAGCGCGCGGGTGGCTGTTTTCGTCCGCGAACACCCACCCGGAAGCGCGCGGGTGGCTGTTTCCGTCCGCGAACACTCACCGGGGAGCGCGCGGGTGGCTGTCGCCGTCCGCGAGCACGGTCCCGCGCGCGCTGCGCTTCGCGCTCGATACTACTCGTCGAGCCCGGCGAGCTTGCGGGCGGCGCGCATCTTCTCGTCCCAGTCGGTGCGCCGCTCGATCACGACGCGCTGGGCCTGGGGCGACCCCGCGCCGTGCATGCACTCGATGCGCAGCGGGACCGCGCCCGAGCCGTAGCTCATCCACTCGACGAGGCGGAGCAGCTTCGCGCGCTCGCGATCGCCCATCACGTGCCGGAGCTTCGGGCCGAGCTCGGGGTGATCGAGATCGGCGACCGAGGGCATCGTCGCGAGCAGCCCGCCCGCGAGGTCCTCGGCGAGCCGGACGATCTCGTAGGGCAGCTCGGTCACGTGGTGCTTGCACACGTTCGCGAGCACCGCGTCGACCTGGTGGATCCCGGAGCGGTGCTTCGTCGTCTTCGTCGAGGCCGCGAGGCCGAGCGCGTGGATGGTCTCGGTGAGGTGGACCATCTGGGTGAGCTTGTCGCGCACGTGCGAGGCGTCGCGCACGCCGTTCTTCTTCGCGAGGAGCGCGGTCGCGCCGACGAGCGCGTCGAGGTTGCCCGGCTTGCACCCGCCGTAGCTGGCGCGGTGGAACCCGGCGAACGCCTCGAGCAGCTCGTTGCACGCCTCGAGATCGCCGTCGATGAAGACGCGGTCGCGCGGGACGAACACGTCCTCGAAGATCACGACGCACTCCTGGCCGCCGTAGCGCGCGTTGCCCGCGTCGGGGCCGCCGCGTCGCTCGTCGCTGGGCTGACGGCCGAGCACCATCGACACGCCCGGCGCGTCCACCGGGATCGCGCACGCGATCGCGAAGTCCTCTTCGCCCGCGCGCAGCGACTGGCCGGGCATCACGAGGATCTCGTGCGCGTTCGCCGCGCCGGTCTGGTGGATCTTCGCGCCGCGGATCACGAGGCCGACCGCGCTGCGCCCGACGACGCGCACGAACGAGTCGGGCTGCTCGCTCGGGCGCTTGCTGCGATCGCCCTTCGGGTCGGTCATCGCGCCGTTCAGCGTGAGGTCCTCGCGCTGCACGTTCGCGAGCCAGCGCACGAAGCGGTCGTGCCCCTGGCGGCCGTGGGTCGCGATGTACGTCGCGTTGAGGCCGTCCATGCCGACGCAGCGCTGGAAGCAGGTGCCGGTGAGGCGACCGAGGATTCGTTGGAGCTCCAACTTCTTCCGGAGGTCGTCGTCGCTCGTGAAGAGGTGCGTGAAGCGGTTCACGCGCGCGTCGACGAGCTTCGAGTGCGGCGTCGCGAGATCGCGGATCGTCGGGTCGGGATCGTGCGCGAGCGCGTAGGTCGCGGCGACGGTGTCGATCGAGGGGCGCACCTTCGGGTGGCGCGTGGGATCCGGAACGCGCTGCCCGTCCACCCAGAGGACGAGCTTCCGTGCGCGCAGCGACTCGACGTACTCCGCGGCGGTCTTCATGGCGCGACAGTGTTCACTGTCAGCCTCTGCCGCTCAATCGAGTTTCGCGCGTGCGCCCCTCGAGCATCGAAGATGCTCGACCAGAAAAAGAGCTGAAGTGGACCGGACGACGACGGCTGCGACGCCGAGCATCGAAGATGCTCGATCCGCGTCGCAGCACGGACGTCGTTCACCGTCGAGCATCGAAGATGCTCGACCAGAAAAAAGAGCTGAAGTGGACCGGACGACGACGGCTGCGACGCCGAGCATCGAAGATGCTCGATCCGCGTCGCAGCCGGCGACGTCTGGTCCACTTCAGCGACAGAAGCGCTTCCACGCGTCGGGGATCGGGCCGCCCAGCATCCGCTCGGCGCCGCCCTGGTCGAGGACCACGAAGCGGAAGCTGCCGGTGAACGCGTCGGCGCCGTCCTGGACGATGCGCACCGCGACGTCGACGATGCGGCGCGCGTCGCGGGTGATGACCGAGCGGCCCTCGAGCGGGACGCCGATGCGCACGGCCTTGTGCAGCTTCGCGTCGAACGACGCGGTGAAGCCGAACTTGCCGAGCAGCCCGATCAGCGCCCACGCGGCGACCTCGTCGGCGAGCGTCGAGACGAGCCCGCCGTGCATGATGCCGGGCGGGCCCTGGTAGCGATCCCCGGGCGTGAAGCGCGTGACGATCTCGTCGCCCTCGCGCGCGAACGTGAGGTGGAACCCGTACGGGTGATCGGGCCCGCAGCCGAAGCAGGGCTGACCGGGCCCGAAGAGATGTCCGTCGAGGGGCGGAAGAGGAGTGCTCATCGCGCGCGCAGCATGACGCGCTCAGAGCGGGTCGGGCACGCTGGCCTGG includes:
- a CDS encoding NADH-quinone oxidoreductase subunit C → MSKKVLERLTAQFGDRILATSSHFGDDEAVVAPKDWLEVARFLRDDPECDMNHFVDVTCVDYPMREDLPRFDVLLFVRSLAKKHRVRIKTRVDEGGSVASLVPVWIGANWGEREAWDMFGVVFEGHPDPRRILMYDEFVGHPLRKDYPIEKTQPLVPYRDVEDIDKLPPFGPDEGQPWSRIDWQARIEGSDFQVSPAIGEQQGQRPALSKGIEYTELDDEAARTATE
- a CDS encoding NADH-quinone oxidoreductase subunit D — its product is MEPFYEDEEHEGTLELPAEPMRINMGPSHPAMHGTIRMVLELDGETVMDLDIQPGYLHRGFEKSCERGNWTQVFPYADRLNYVSPMLCNVGFSLAVEKLAGLKVPERCTWYRMILGEISRITDHLTCNSATAMELGAFTPFLWCIKVRDWLWDVLEQETGARMTHSFGRIGGMAKEPTPHFKESVRAVLPQVDEVLLETESLLLKNRIFLDRTQGIGKLSKERALAWGVTGPVLRSTGVDYDVRKAHPYMFYDAVDFDVPVGHDGDNYDRFMVRFEEVRQSMKIIEQCLDKMPDKGPINADDPRFVLPEKLDVYNTIEATIAHFKIVMEGIKVPAGECYSFTEGGNGELGFFIVSDGSGTPYRVRCRPPCFYNLQACREMLIGDMVADIVPTFGSINMIGGECDR
- a CDS encoding PaaI family thioesterase, coding for MSTPLPPLDGHLFGPGQPCFGCGPDHPYGFHLTFAREGDEIVTRFTPGDRYQGPPGIMHGGLVSTLADEVAAWALIGLLGKFGFTASFDAKLHKAVRIGVPLEGRSVITRDARRIVDVAVRIVQDGADAFTGSFRFVVLDQGGAERMLGGPIPDAWKRFCR
- a CDS encoding 4-hydroxyphenylacetate 3-hydroxylase family protein; its protein translation is MKTAAEYVESLRARKLVLWVDGQRVPDPTRHPKVRPSIDTVAATYALAHDPDPTIRDLATPHSKLVDARVNRFTHLFTSDDDLRKKLELQRILGRLTGTCFQRCVGMDGLNATYIATHGRQGHDRFVRWLANVQREDLTLNGAMTDPKGDRSKRPSEQPDSFVRVVGRSAVGLVIRGAKIHQTGAANAHEILVMPGQSLRAGEEDFAIACAIPVDAPGVSMVLGRQPSDERRGGPDAGNARYGGQECVVIFEDVFVPRDRVFIDGDLEACNELLEAFAGFHRASYGGCKPGNLDALVGATALLAKKNGVRDASHVRDKLTQMVHLTETIHALGLAASTKTTKHRSGIHQVDAVLANVCKHHVTELPYEIVRLAEDLAGGLLATMPSVADLDHPELGPKLRHVMGDRERAKLLRLVEWMSYGSGAVPLRIECMHGAGSPQAQRVVIERRTDWDEKMRAARKLAGLDE
- a CDS encoding NADH-quinone oxidoreductase subunit A encodes the protein MFEVYFPVFLMLAIAVAIPSLLFILASTLGRKNPTPEKLIPYESGSATTGAQHVRLSVKFYLTAILFVVFDIEAVFLYPWAAQFRELGWFGLVEMLLFLLVLGVTLVYAWKKGALEWER